From the Glutamicibacter halophytocola genome, the window GTCTTCCGCGGCCAGTCCCGAGCTGAAGGAGAAGGCATGCGTGCCAAACTCGGCGCCAGCCAGCTGTGCCTGCAAGGCGTCACGGGTCGGGTTGCCGCCACGGCCGTATTCGTAGCCGCTGCGCAGGTTGCCAATGCCGTCCTGTGCGTAGGTCGAAGAGAAATGCAGTGGCGGTACGACGGCACCGGTGCGCGGCTCGAATTCCTGTCCGGCGTGGACAAAGCGAGTGTTGGAGCCCTGAATGTTTTCGGTCATCGATATCAGTCCTTTAGTGAATTCTTTAGCGGGTCGAGTAGGCCAGCAGGTCCGCTGCGGTGGCGGCGGCAATAACTTCGCCGGCCTTGGTCACCAGTACGGCCGGGTGGGCCTTGAGCAGTTCCTGGGCATTGTCGAGGGTGTCGGCCACACCGATCAGCGGCATGGGCAGGCTGCCCAGTTCCTTGATGGTGCTCGTGCCCTCGGCCCCCGAAAGCAATGCTTCGGTCAGGGTGCCAGCACCGATGACTCCGCGTACCTCGCCGATACGGGCAGGCAAGGCAACGGCCGAGACGACCAGCGCGTCGGCGCCCTGTTCGCGCAAGGCCATGGCAGCTTCAAGCAGCGTGGCATCTTCGCTAATAGTCTCTGGGCCCTGCTTGGATAGTGCCGAGCCGATGAAGTCCAAGGCGGAGTAGTCATCGGTGGTGAAGCCCTGCTGCAGCATCCAGCTGTCGTTGAAGATCTTGGCGAGGTAGCCGCGTCCACCATCCGGTGCGATCACGACAACAACATCATCTTCGCCCAGATGACGGGCTGCGCGCAGGGCGGCGACGACTGCCATGCCCGAAGACCCGCCAAGCAGCAGCCCTTCTTCTTTCGCCAATCGACGAGTCATCTCGAAGGCTTCAGCATCGGTGACTGCCTCGACTTCGTCGGGCACCGATGGGTCGTAGTTCCCCGGCCACATGTCTTCGCCAACGCCCTCGACAAAGTAGGGGCGTCCGGTTCCGCCTGAATAGACCGAGCCGTCCGGGTCGGCTGCGATGATCTTGACTGGGCCTGAAGCGCGGTCGGCCGAAATCTGCTTCAGGTAGCGCCCGGTGCCGGTAATGGTGCCGCCGGTTCCGGCGCTGATCACCGCGTGGGTGACTTTTCCATCGGTGTCATTCCAAATTTCTGGACCAGTGGTTTCAAAATGGCTGTCTGGTGCACCGGGGTTGGAGAACTGGTCTGGCTTGTATGCGCCCTCGATTTCGGTCACCAGCCGGTCAGAGACACCGTAGTAGGACTCTGGTGAATCTGGTGCTACGGCGGTCGGGGTGACCACAACTTGGGCTCCGTAGGCGCGCAGCACGTCGCGCTTTTCTTCGCCAACTTTGTCCGGGGTGACAAAGATTGTCTTGTAGCCCTTGAGCTGGCCCACCATGGCCAAGCCAACACCGGTGTTGCCACTGGTTGGTTCCACAATGGTTCCACCTGGCTTGAGCTGGCCGCGCTCTTCAGCGCGTTCAACCATCTTCAACGCAATGCGGTCTTTGATGGAACCGCCTGGGTTCAAGTATTCAAGTTTGACCAATACCGTGGCTTTGACGCCATCGGTAACGCGGTTGAGCTTCACCAGCGGGGTATTGCCGATCAGATCTAAAACTGTGGACGCATACTTCATGTCAAGAACTTTACCGGCGCCTGTCATACATGTCGTTCCGAAACGTAGCGAAACGTCATGCAGTGGACGCGATCTTTTCATCAGTGCTATCGGCCCATGGTTGTTTTCCTGTCTGGGTCACGCTATATGATGCGAAATATGCAGAAATCTTGGAGCGCCAGCTTCTCCCCCGGACGGCCGGTGTCCCTGGTCAAGTCCCTGGGAATACTGCGTCGCGGCCAAGGCGACCCAACGATCCGGATTTCTGAAACCGAAGCCTGGCTGGCATTTTCCACGCCCGAAGGCCCAGCGACCCTGCACATTTCCAAGCCACTGCGCCTGGGGCCAGCCGAGTTCCGCGCTTGGGGGCCCGGTGGCGAATGGGCAGTTCATAGTGCGCCAAACCTGCTCGGCGCCGGGGACGACTGGAGCGAGTTTGACGACCTGCTCCACAGGGGACTTTTTCCAGAAATTGTCGTCCGCTCGCGAGCCGAGCACCCGGATCTTGTGCTGCCCGCGACCGGCAGGATCTTCGAGCATGCCATCGGAGCCATTCTGGAACAGCGAGTCACCGGAATTGAAGCGAACTACGCGTGGCGTTGGCTTATCAGGCATCATGGGCAACCAGCGCCTGGCCCGGTCCCGGTCGGCTTGAGAATTTTTCCCTCGGCACAGGAGCTTGCTCCGCTTCGCCGCTGGGATTGGCAGGTTGCCCGTGTTGAAGGCAAGCGTGCTGAGGCCATCCGGAATTTTGTTCAGGCATCCGGTGCCCTGAATTGGTGGGCCGACAAGCCCTTGGATCAGCCAAAGCCGACGGCGAAGGCGCCGGGAACACTTGAATCGGCTCTAGGATCAGTGCCTGGAATTGGGCCGTGGACGATTGCCGAAACGCTGCAGCGTTCCCATGGCTCAACCGACCACATATCCGTGGGAGATTT encodes:
- a CDS encoding cystathionine beta-synthase is translated as MKYASTVLDLIGNTPLVKLNRVTDGVKATVLVKLEYLNPGGSIKDRIALKMVERAEERGQLKPGGTIVEPTSGNTGVGLAMVGQLKGYKTIFVTPDKVGEEKRDVLRAYGAQVVVTPTAVAPDSPESYYGVSDRLVTEIEGAYKPDQFSNPGAPDSHFETTGPEIWNDTDGKVTHAVISAGTGGTITGTGRYLKQISADRASGPVKIIAADPDGSVYSGGTGRPYFVEGVGEDMWPGNYDPSVPDEVEAVTDAEAFEMTRRLAKEEGLLLGGSSGMAVVAALRAARHLGEDDVVVVIAPDGGRGYLAKIFNDSWMLQQGFTTDDYSALDFIGSALSKQGPETISEDATLLEAAMALREQGADALVVSAVALPARIGEVRGVIGAGTLTEALLSGAEGTSTIKELGSLPMPLIGVADTLDNAQELLKAHPAVLVTKAGEVIAAATAADLLAYSTR
- a CDS encoding DNA-3-methyladenine glycosylase family protein; the protein is MQKSWSASFSPGRPVSLVKSLGILRRGQGDPTIRISETEAWLAFSTPEGPATLHISKPLRLGPAEFRAWGPGGEWAVHSAPNLLGAGDDWSEFDDLLHRGLFPEIVVRSRAEHPDLVLPATGRIFEHAIGAILEQRVTGIEANYAWRWLIRHHGQPAPGPVPVGLRIFPSAQELAPLRRWDWQVARVEGKRAEAIRNFVQASGALNWWADKPLDQPKPTAKAPGTLESALGSVPGIGPWTIAETLQRSHGSTDHISVGDFHLADFVGQVLTGRRINDQQMLELMAPFAPHRQRVVRLLGLSGERKQSFGPRYAPLDHRQR